A stretch of the Perca fluviatilis chromosome 17, GENO_Pfluv_1.0, whole genome shotgun sequence genome encodes the following:
- the tjp2a gene encoding tight junction protein ZO-2a isoform X6 — translation MKTVLSLHRKWAHAVKTIRILQGLNPVMEETVWEQYTVTLQRDPKMGFGIAVSGGRDNPNEESGETSIVVSDVLQGGPADGLLFENDRVVQVNAIPMDGAIHSFAVQTLRKCGKVAKITVKRPRKVPVNLLNRPPSPDDRVFNNDYNDDYYEQDRRSMYSSRSGGGRDHSLERERGGGGYMDSGYQTRERDYDRDYDRRERGRGTERDLSPDRQYKRDGSRGRTLDRERSPDRPYKGDHMPVRDYSPDRRYRSEHALDRDHSPDRRYRSERTLDRTDSPDLRYTRDSPARGRGRDRSFERGREPIPSDLRKYEEPPKRSGSRDRLERSPSPVAMPIPLPRPTRDLEPLEKPMNVLLLKNRPNEEYGLRLGSQLFIKEMTSTGLASRDGNLQEGDIILKINGTVTENLSLSDAGKLIEKSRGKLQLVVQRDKRQVLIRVPPMADSDSEIDDISEIESYRSYSPQDDRRGHHSDLSSHSSNERLREKPREDPPNRLAKMGAMPTPFRIPDRAVEDMPPLSAEREEPRPETPPVLAATVVPRVHAPPKVPLKPSIEDLEVYGPNTVMVRFQKGDSVGMRLAGGNDVGIFIAGVQEDSAAEQEGLRTGDQIMKVNNMDFRGMVREDAVLYLLEIPKGEDITILAQSKPEVYKDILASGRGDSFFIRTHFEYEKESPQSLPFTRGEIFKVTDTLYDGKLGNWLAIRSDKDNQLREKGIIPNKSRAEQMSNVQNAARVASGNDRGDFWRLRGQRAAKKKDLRKSREDLSAAPVTTKFPAYERVVLREAGFRRPVVIFGPISDAVNEKLANDMPSEFVVAKTEPKDAGSEKSSGVVRLNTIRQIIEQDRHALLDVTPKAVDTLNYTQWYPIVLFLNPDSKQGVKTMRSRLVPGSTRSARKLYEQAVKLRKACSHLFTATIDLNSANDAWYGSVKDSIQEQQDRAVWVCEGKLDGSDEDLDLQDDRMSYLSAMSADYLSMDSRLASDYEDTADEGGAYTDNELDETLDEPQPVSAISRSSEPVLPEEKPHPEPRARMRRAGSREVLNREPSPPPPFTPEPPKVRVQNRTESSRSYDSHSSSTISSDAAGVNKPLPPPVALKPTIPRLNQPSVAKGPGEEDPANTSFLGKIKAFEKMDHLARAQRMLELQEAENARLEIAQKHPDIYAIPVKLPKPNLNRPQPIGSSSNPEQQPPFRPYSESRGYEDDEADYRRQLADQTKKGYYNPQKYKDTEL, via the exons ATGAAGACCGTGCTCAGCCTGCACAGGAAATGGGCCCACGCGGTCAAGACTATACGTATCCTTCAGGGACTC AACCCGGTCATGGAGGAGACCGTGTGGGAGCAGTACACCGTGACCTTGCAGAGG GATCCGAAGATGGGCTTTGGCATCGCAGTGTCAGGGGGGCGGGACAACCCGAACGAAGAAAGTGGCGAGACCTCCATTGTGGTGTCCGACGTCCTGCAAGGAGGACCTGCTGATGGCTTGTTGTT tgAGAATGACCGAGTGGTGCAGGTGAACGCCATCCCCATGGACGGGGCCATCCACTCCTTCGCTGTCCAGACCCTCAGGAAGTGTGGCAAAGTAGCAAAGATT ACAGTCAAGAGGCCCAGGAAGGTTCCAGTCAATCTATTGAACCGTCCCCCGTCACCTGATGACCGAGTCTTCAACAACGACTACAATGACGATTACTACGAGCAGGACCGCCGTAGTATGTACAGCAGCCGGAGTGGAGGTGGGCGGGACCACAGCCTGGAGAGGGAGCGAGGCGGGGGAGGCTACATGGATTCTGGCTACCAAACACGTGAGCGTGACTACGACAGGGACTATGACCGGCGGGAACGTGGTAGAGGCACAGAGAGAGACCTGAGCCCGGACCGGCAGTACAAGAGAGATGGCAGCAGAGGTCGCACTTTGGACCGAGAACGCAGCCCGGATCGCCCCTACAAGGGGGACCACATGCCCGTGCGCGACTACAGCCCGGACAGGAGGTACCGCAGCGAGCACGCGTTAGACAGAGACCACAGTCCCGACCGGCGCTACCGCAGCGAGCGAACGTTGGACCGCACCGACAGCCCAGACCTGCGCTACACACGTGACAGCCCTGCACGAGGCCGCGGCCGCGACCGCAGCTTCGAACGAGGACGGGAACCCATTCCCAGTGACCTGAGGAAGTACGAGGAGCCGCCAAAGCGGAGTGGGAGTAGAGACCGTCTGGAGCGCTCCCCGTCACCTGTCGCCATGCCCATCCCTCTGCCCCGCCCCACCCGGGACCTGGAGCCACTAGAGAAACCCATGAatgtgctgctgctgaagaACCGGCCAAACGAAG AGTATGGCCTTCGTCTTGGCAGTCAGCTCTTCATCAAAGAGATGACCAGCACAGGACTCGCCAGCAGAGATGGGAACCTGCAGGAAGGGGACATTATTTTAAAG ATTAACGGTACGGTGACAGAAAACCTGTCACTCAGCGACGCAGGGAAGCTGATCGAGAAGTCCCGCGGGAAGCTGCAGCTGgtggtgcagagagacaaacGGCAGGTGCTGATCCGAGTCCCCCCAATGGCGGACAGCGACTCGGAAATCGATG ATATCTCCGAGATTGAGTCGTACCGCTCCTACTCTCCACAGGATGACCGGCGGGGCCACCACTCCGACCTCTCCTCCCACTCCTCCAATGAGAGGCTAAGAGAGAAGCCCAG AGAGGACCCACCCAACAGACTGGCAAAAATGGGCGCCATGCCAACACCATTCAGAATTCCAGACAGGGCTGTAGAAGACATGCCCCCTTTGTCggcagagagggaggagccCCGACCAGAAACGCCACCAG TACTAGCAGCCACTGTAGTCCCAAGGGTTCATGCTCCTCCTAAGGTGCCCCTAAAGCCAAGCATAGAGGACCTGGAAGTGTATGG GCCAAACACAGTGATGGTGCGTTTCCAGAAAGGTGACAGTGTGGGTATGAGACTGGCAGGGGGAAATGATGTTGGCATCTTCATTGCTGGTGTTCAGGAGGACAGCGCAGCTGAGCAGGAGGGTCTCCGCACAGGAGATCAGATCATGAAG GTGAACAACATGGACTTCAGAGGCATGGTGCGTGAGGATGCTGTCCTCTACCTCCTGGAGATTCCCAAAGGAGAAGATATAACCATTCTTGCTCAAAGCAAACCTGAAG tgtACAAGGACATTTTAGCATCTGGCAGAGGTGACTCTTTCTTCATCAGGACCCACTTTGAGTATGAGAAGGAGTCCCCTCAGAGCCTTCCTTTCACCAGAGGAGAGATCTTCAAAGTGACGGACACACTTTATGATGGCAAACTGGGCAACTGGCTCGCAATCCGCTCTGACAAAGACAACCAGCTGCGGGAGAAAGGAATCATCCCCAACAagagcag AGCAGAACAAATGTCCAATGTCCAGAATGCTGCTCGGGTAGCGTCAGGCAACGACAGAGGAGACTTCTGGAGGCTGAGAGGTCAAAGGGCGGCGAAGAAGAAAGACTTGCGCAAGAGCCGAGAGGACCTGAGCGCAGCTCCAGTTACCACAAAATTCCCTGCATACGAGAGAGTGGTCTTGCGCGAAG ctGGTTTCAGGAGACCAGTGGTTATATTTGGGCCCATTTCCGATGCTGTGAATGAAAAACTGGCCAATGACATGCCGAGCGAGTTTGTAGTCGCCA aaACGGAGCCCAAGGATGCAGGAAGTGAGAAATCCTCCGGAGTGGTGAGACTGAACACCATCAGACAAATCATTGAACAG GACCGCCATGCTCTGCTTGATGTGACTCCCAAAGCTGTGGACACCCTGAACTACACCCAGTGGTATCCCATCGTCCTCTTCCTGAACCCAGACAGCAAGCAAGGCGTCAAGACCATGAGGAGCCGCCTCGTACCCGGATCGACCCGCAGCGCACGCAAACTGTATGAGCAGGCCGTCAAGCTGAGGAAGGCCTGCTCACACCTGTTCACTG CGACTATCGATCTGAACTCGGCCAATGACGCATGGTACGGCAGCGTGAAAGATTCCATTCAGGAGCAGCAGGACAgagctgtgtgggtgtgtgagggCAAG ttgGACGGTTCAGACGAGGACCTGGATCTCCAGGACGACCGCATGTCCTACCTGTCGGCAATGAGCGCAGACTACCTGAGCATGGACAGCCGCCTAGCCAGCGACTACGAGGACACAGCGGACGAGGGCGGGGCTTACACGGACAACGAGCTGGACGAGACACTGGACGAGCCCCAGCCGGTGTCGGCCATCAGTCGATCATCGGAGCCCGTGCTGCCAGAGGAG aAGCCTCACCCTGAACCCCGGGCTCGTATGAGGAGGGCAGGGAGCAGAGAGGTGCTGAACAGAGAGCccagccctcctcctccttttacCCCCGAACCTCCGAAG GTGCGGGTTCAGAATCGGACTGAGTCCTCGCGCAGCTACGACTCGCACTCCAGCAGCACCATCAGCAGCGATGCAGCCGGCGTGAACAAGCCGCTCCCCCCTCCTGTGGCCCTCAAGCCCACCATCCCCCGTCTGAACCAGCCGTCGGTGGCGAAGGGGCCGGGGGAGGAGGACCCCGCCAACACATCCTTCCTCGGCAAG ATTAAAGCTTTTGAGAAGATGGACCACCTGGCCCGAGCTCAGAGGATGCTGGAGCTGCAAGAAGCAGAAAATGCTCGA TTGGAAATCGCCCAGAAGCATCCAGACATCTACGCCATCCCAGTGAAACTGCCAAAACCCAACCTCAACCGTCCTCAGCCAATAGG ttCCAGCTCCAACCCCGAGCAGCAGCCTCCCTTCAGACCGTACTCGGAGTCCAGAGGATACGAGGACGACGAGGCCGACTACCGCAGGCAGCTGGCCGACCAGACCAAGAAAGGATACTACAATCCTCAGAAATACAAAGACACTGAGCTGTAG
- the tjp2a gene encoding tight junction protein ZO-2a isoform X4, with product MKTVLSLHRKWAHAVKTIRILQGLNPVMEETVWEQYTVTLQRDPKMGFGIAVSGGRDNPNEESGETSIVVSDVLQGGPADGLLFENDRVVQVNAIPMDGAIHSFAVQTLRKCGKVAKITVKRPRKVPVNLLNRPPSPDDRVFNNDYNDDYYEQDRRSMYSSRSGGGRDHSLERERGGGGYMDSGYQTRERDYDRDYDRRERGRGTERDLSPDRQYKRDGSRGRTLDRERSPDRPYKGDHMPVRDYSPDRRYRSEHALDRDHSPDRRYRSERTLDRTDSPDLRYTRDSPARGRGRDRSFERGREPIPSDLRKYEEPPKRSGSRDRLERSPSPVAMPIPLPRPTRDLEPLEKPMNVLLLKNRPNEEYGLRLGSQLFIKEMTSTGLASRDGNLQEGDIILKINGTVTENLSLSDAGKLIEKSRGKLQLVVQRDKRQVLIRVPPMADSDSEIDDISEIESYRSYSPQDDRRGHHSDLSSHSSNERLREKPREDPPNRLAKMGAMPTPFRIPDRAVEDMPPLSAEREEPRPETPPVLAATVVPRVHAPPKVPLKPSIEDLEVYGPNTVMVRFQKGDSVGMRLAGGNDVGIFIAGVQEDSAAEQEGLRTGDQIMKVNNMDFRGMVREDAVLYLLEIPKGEDITILAQSKPEVYKDILASGRGDSFFIRTHFEYEKESPQSLPFTRGEIFKVTDTLYDGKLGNWLAIRSDKDNQLREKGIIPNKSRAEQMSNVQNAARVASGNDRGDFWRLRGQRAAKKKDLRKSREDLSAAPVTTKFPAYERVVLREAGFRRPVVIFGPISDAVNEKLANDMPSEFVVAKTEPKDAGSEKSSGVVRLNTIRQIIEQDRHALLDVTPKAVDTLNYTQWYPIVLFLNPDSKQGVKTMRSRLVPGSTRSARKLYEQAVKLRKACSHLFTATIDLNSANDAWYGSVKDSIQEQQDRAVWVCEGKLDGSDEDLDLQDDRMSYLSAMSADYLSMDSRLASDYEDTADEGGAYTDNELDETLDEPQPVSAISRSSEPVLPEEKPHPEPRARMRRAGSREVLNREPSPPPPFTPEPPKVRVQNRTESSRSYDSHSSSTISSDAAGVNKPLPPPVALKPTIPRLNQPSVAKGPGEEDPANTSFLGKQMGDQIKAFEKMDHLARAQRMLELQEAENARLEIAQKHPDIYAIPVKLPKPNLNRPQPIGSSSNPEQQPPFRPYSESRGYEDDEADYRRQLADQTKKGYYNPQKYKDTEL from the exons ATGAAGACCGTGCTCAGCCTGCACAGGAAATGGGCCCACGCGGTCAAGACTATACGTATCCTTCAGGGACTC AACCCGGTCATGGAGGAGACCGTGTGGGAGCAGTACACCGTGACCTTGCAGAGG GATCCGAAGATGGGCTTTGGCATCGCAGTGTCAGGGGGGCGGGACAACCCGAACGAAGAAAGTGGCGAGACCTCCATTGTGGTGTCCGACGTCCTGCAAGGAGGACCTGCTGATGGCTTGTTGTT tgAGAATGACCGAGTGGTGCAGGTGAACGCCATCCCCATGGACGGGGCCATCCACTCCTTCGCTGTCCAGACCCTCAGGAAGTGTGGCAAAGTAGCAAAGATT ACAGTCAAGAGGCCCAGGAAGGTTCCAGTCAATCTATTGAACCGTCCCCCGTCACCTGATGACCGAGTCTTCAACAACGACTACAATGACGATTACTACGAGCAGGACCGCCGTAGTATGTACAGCAGCCGGAGTGGAGGTGGGCGGGACCACAGCCTGGAGAGGGAGCGAGGCGGGGGAGGCTACATGGATTCTGGCTACCAAACACGTGAGCGTGACTACGACAGGGACTATGACCGGCGGGAACGTGGTAGAGGCACAGAGAGAGACCTGAGCCCGGACCGGCAGTACAAGAGAGATGGCAGCAGAGGTCGCACTTTGGACCGAGAACGCAGCCCGGATCGCCCCTACAAGGGGGACCACATGCCCGTGCGCGACTACAGCCCGGACAGGAGGTACCGCAGCGAGCACGCGTTAGACAGAGACCACAGTCCCGACCGGCGCTACCGCAGCGAGCGAACGTTGGACCGCACCGACAGCCCAGACCTGCGCTACACACGTGACAGCCCTGCACGAGGCCGCGGCCGCGACCGCAGCTTCGAACGAGGACGGGAACCCATTCCCAGTGACCTGAGGAAGTACGAGGAGCCGCCAAAGCGGAGTGGGAGTAGAGACCGTCTGGAGCGCTCCCCGTCACCTGTCGCCATGCCCATCCCTCTGCCCCGCCCCACCCGGGACCTGGAGCCACTAGAGAAACCCATGAatgtgctgctgctgaagaACCGGCCAAACGAAG AGTATGGCCTTCGTCTTGGCAGTCAGCTCTTCATCAAAGAGATGACCAGCACAGGACTCGCCAGCAGAGATGGGAACCTGCAGGAAGGGGACATTATTTTAAAG ATTAACGGTACGGTGACAGAAAACCTGTCACTCAGCGACGCAGGGAAGCTGATCGAGAAGTCCCGCGGGAAGCTGCAGCTGgtggtgcagagagacaaacGGCAGGTGCTGATCCGAGTCCCCCCAATGGCGGACAGCGACTCGGAAATCGATG ATATCTCCGAGATTGAGTCGTACCGCTCCTACTCTCCACAGGATGACCGGCGGGGCCACCACTCCGACCTCTCCTCCCACTCCTCCAATGAGAGGCTAAGAGAGAAGCCCAG AGAGGACCCACCCAACAGACTGGCAAAAATGGGCGCCATGCCAACACCATTCAGAATTCCAGACAGGGCTGTAGAAGACATGCCCCCTTTGTCggcagagagggaggagccCCGACCAGAAACGCCACCAG TACTAGCAGCCACTGTAGTCCCAAGGGTTCATGCTCCTCCTAAGGTGCCCCTAAAGCCAAGCATAGAGGACCTGGAAGTGTATGG GCCAAACACAGTGATGGTGCGTTTCCAGAAAGGTGACAGTGTGGGTATGAGACTGGCAGGGGGAAATGATGTTGGCATCTTCATTGCTGGTGTTCAGGAGGACAGCGCAGCTGAGCAGGAGGGTCTCCGCACAGGAGATCAGATCATGAAG GTGAACAACATGGACTTCAGAGGCATGGTGCGTGAGGATGCTGTCCTCTACCTCCTGGAGATTCCCAAAGGAGAAGATATAACCATTCTTGCTCAAAGCAAACCTGAAG tgtACAAGGACATTTTAGCATCTGGCAGAGGTGACTCTTTCTTCATCAGGACCCACTTTGAGTATGAGAAGGAGTCCCCTCAGAGCCTTCCTTTCACCAGAGGAGAGATCTTCAAAGTGACGGACACACTTTATGATGGCAAACTGGGCAACTGGCTCGCAATCCGCTCTGACAAAGACAACCAGCTGCGGGAGAAAGGAATCATCCCCAACAagagcag AGCAGAACAAATGTCCAATGTCCAGAATGCTGCTCGGGTAGCGTCAGGCAACGACAGAGGAGACTTCTGGAGGCTGAGAGGTCAAAGGGCGGCGAAGAAGAAAGACTTGCGCAAGAGCCGAGAGGACCTGAGCGCAGCTCCAGTTACCACAAAATTCCCTGCATACGAGAGAGTGGTCTTGCGCGAAG ctGGTTTCAGGAGACCAGTGGTTATATTTGGGCCCATTTCCGATGCTGTGAATGAAAAACTGGCCAATGACATGCCGAGCGAGTTTGTAGTCGCCA aaACGGAGCCCAAGGATGCAGGAAGTGAGAAATCCTCCGGAGTGGTGAGACTGAACACCATCAGACAAATCATTGAACAG GACCGCCATGCTCTGCTTGATGTGACTCCCAAAGCTGTGGACACCCTGAACTACACCCAGTGGTATCCCATCGTCCTCTTCCTGAACCCAGACAGCAAGCAAGGCGTCAAGACCATGAGGAGCCGCCTCGTACCCGGATCGACCCGCAGCGCACGCAAACTGTATGAGCAGGCCGTCAAGCTGAGGAAGGCCTGCTCACACCTGTTCACTG CGACTATCGATCTGAACTCGGCCAATGACGCATGGTACGGCAGCGTGAAAGATTCCATTCAGGAGCAGCAGGACAgagctgtgtgggtgtgtgagggCAAG ttgGACGGTTCAGACGAGGACCTGGATCTCCAGGACGACCGCATGTCCTACCTGTCGGCAATGAGCGCAGACTACCTGAGCATGGACAGCCGCCTAGCCAGCGACTACGAGGACACAGCGGACGAGGGCGGGGCTTACACGGACAACGAGCTGGACGAGACACTGGACGAGCCCCAGCCGGTGTCGGCCATCAGTCGATCATCGGAGCCCGTGCTGCCAGAGGAG aAGCCTCACCCTGAACCCCGGGCTCGTATGAGGAGGGCAGGGAGCAGAGAGGTGCTGAACAGAGAGCccagccctcctcctccttttacCCCCGAACCTCCGAAG GTGCGGGTTCAGAATCGGACTGAGTCCTCGCGCAGCTACGACTCGCACTCCAGCAGCACCATCAGCAGCGATGCAGCCGGCGTGAACAAGCCGCTCCCCCCTCCTGTGGCCCTCAAGCCCACCATCCCCCGTCTGAACCAGCCGTCGGTGGCGAAGGGGCCGGGGGAGGAGGACCCCGCCAACACATCCTTCCTCGGCAAG CAAATGGGTGACCAG ATTAAAGCTTTTGAGAAGATGGACCACCTGGCCCGAGCTCAGAGGATGCTGGAGCTGCAAGAAGCAGAAAATGCTCGA TTGGAAATCGCCCAGAAGCATCCAGACATCTACGCCATCCCAGTGAAACTGCCAAAACCCAACCTCAACCGTCCTCAGCCAATAGG ttCCAGCTCCAACCCCGAGCAGCAGCCTCCCTTCAGACCGTACTCGGAGTCCAGAGGATACGAGGACGACGAGGCCGACTACCGCAGGCAGCTGGCCGACCAGACCAAGAAAGGATACTACAATCCTCAGAAATACAAAGACACTGAGCTGTAG